One Vigna unguiculata cultivar IT97K-499-35 chromosome 7, ASM411807v1, whole genome shotgun sequence genomic region harbors:
- the LOC114190180 gene encoding uncharacterized protein LOC114190180 isoform X2 — MAAHRLALVIESPSKDDEFLLLKQRRPPKFHDEEYDSFVDSDLWDLPSAPLNLLPPESDPPPLVEVAPSHAEFEDFDLRKFDIRSALNEVFGQLGFGGVEGGGWKFLKYVKEAAFGPDSPVNTVFIAGKLVAVEDNNSIDSYRWMSVQSCLNWIQELKPCGDRVGPLVVLGRINESSFSTKWEVPPAINHQEYPPGVIIIPMKSRTLRPFHTTNLVVFAPENVPNNSEENNFVVSGDALIVDPGCLSEFHVELEKVVNALPRRLVVFVTHHHHDHVDGLSVIQKCNPDAILLAHEKTKHRISRDDWSLGYTSVTGDEDIVIGGHRLRVIYAPGHTDGHMALLHANSHSLIVGDHCLGQGSAVLDARAGGNMFEYFQTTYKFLELSPHALIPMHGRVNVWPKQMLCGYLKNRRNREANILKAIEGGAKTLFDIVQYVYSDVDRGAWVAASANVRLHVDHLAQQQKLPKDFSLETYNSSLVTFVDNVGKL, encoded by the exons ATGGCAGCTCACAGACTTGCTCTCGTAATCGAAAGCCCTTCAAAGGACGATGAATTTCTGCTCCTGAAGCAGCGACGCCCTCCCAAATTCCACGACGAAGAATACGACTCTTTCGTGGATTCTGATCTCTGGGACTTGCCCTCGGCGCCGTTAAACCTGCTGCCACCAGAGTCAGACCCACCGCCTCTGGTGGAAGTTGCTCCCTCTCATGCCGAATTCGAGGACTTCGATTTGAGGAAATTCGATATCCGTTCGGCACTCAACGAG GTGTTTGGACAACTAGGGTTTGGGGGAGTTGAAGGAGGAGGTTGGAAGTTCCTTAAGTATGTAAAGGAAGCTGCCTTTGGACCTGATTCGCCCGTTAACACAGTCTTCATTGCTGGGAAATTGGTAGCGGTTGAGGACAACAACTCTATAG ATTCATACAGATGGATGTCTGTCCAAAGCTGTCTTAACTGGATCCAGGAATTGAAACCATGTGGAGATCGGGTTGGACCATTGGTTGTTCTTGGTCGTATAAATGAATCATCTTTTTCTACAAAGTGGGAAGTCCCACCAGCCATAAACCATcag gAGTATCCACCTGGTGTTATCATTATACCTATGAAAAGTAGGACATTAAGGCCTTTTCACACCACAAATTTGGTGGTGTTTGCACCTGAAAATGTTCCAAATAATTctgaagaaaataattttgttgtaaGTGGAGATGCACTCATAGTTGATCCAGGATGCCTATCTGAATTCCACGTAGAG CTAGAGAAAGTTGTTAATGCTTTGCCAAGACGGTTAGTGGTCTTTGtcactcatcatcatcatgatcatgtAGACG GTCTCTCAGTTATCCAGAAGTGCAATCCTGATGCTATTTTGTTAGCCCATGAAAAGACCAAGCATCGCATAAGCAGAG ATGATTGGTCACTTGGCTATACCTCAGTTACAGGGGATGAAGACATTGTCATTGGTGGTCATAGATTGAGAGTAATTTATGCACCG GGACATACAGATGGCCATATGGCACTGCTTCATGCAAATTCTCATTCCTTGATTGTTGGTGATCATTGTCTGGG tCAGGGAAGTGCTGTGTTGGATGCAAGAGCTGGTGGAAATATGTTT GAGTACTTCCAAACCACATACAAATTTCTGGAGCTTTCACCACATGCTTTAATACCAATGCACGGGAGGGTTAATGTCTGGCCAAAACAGATGCTGTGTGGATATCTAAA GAACCGCAGAAATAGAGAAGCTAATATCCTGAAAGCAATTGAAGGTGGAGCAAAAACTTTGTTTGACATTGTACAATATGTGTATTCTGACGTTGACCGTGGTGCCTGGGTTGCTGCATCAGCAAATGTGAGGCTCCATGTGGATCATCTAGCTCAACAACAGAAGTTACCAAAG
- the LOC114192185 gene encoding chaperone protein dnaJ 15 — translation MGMGSKMEGPSTPANRRDPYEVLSVSRDSTDQEIKTAYRKLALKYHPDKNASNPEASELFKEVAYSYSILSDPEKRRQYDSAGFEALDADSMDMEIDLSNLGTVNTMFAALFSKLGVPIKTTISANVLEEALNGTVTVRPLPMGTSVSGKVEKQCAHFFGVTINDQQAESGIVIRVTSTAQSKFKLLYFEQDVNGGYGLALQEDSEKTGKVTSAGMYFLHFQVYRMDSTVNALAMAKDPEGAFFKRLEGLQPCEVSDLKAGTHIFAVYGDNFFKTASYTIEAVCAKSYEDTTQKLKDVEAQILRKRNELRQFEAEYRKALARYQEVTDRYTKEKQSVDELLKQRDGIHSSFTIVKATNISGNGSNFSNGSSSKMTGEESPGEDGGSDGKDKSGKKKWFNLNIRGSDKRLG, via the exons ATGGGAATGGGTTCAAAAATGGAAGGACCGTCTACCCCAGCCAATCGACGTGACCCATACGAGGTATTGTCCGTGTCAAGGGATTCAACCGATCAAGAAATTAAAACGGCGTACAGAAAGCTTGCTCTTAA GTATCACCCTGACAAAAATGCCAGCAATCCTGAAGCTTCGGAGCTATTTAAAGAGGTTGCATATTCTTATAGTATCTTGTCTGACCCAGAAAAGAGAAGGCAGTATGACAGTGCTGGATTTGAG GCACTTGATGCTGATAGCATGGACATGGAGATTGATTTGTCTAATCTTGGGACAGTGAACACAATGTTTGCAGCTTTATTCAG TAAACTGGGTGTCCCTATCAAGACTACCATTTCAGCTAATGTTCTGGAAGAAGCTCTGAACGGAACTGTTACAGTCAGACCCCTTCCAATGGGAACATCAGTTAGCGGAAAG GTAGAGAAGCAATGTGCTCATTTTTTTGGTGTGACAATAAACGATCAACAAGCCGAGTCAGGCATTGTAATTAGAGTTACTTCAACAGCACAAAGCAAATTCAAA TTGCTCTACTTTGAACAAGATGTGAATGGAGGCTACGGTCTGGCATTGCAG GAAGATAGTGAGAAGACTGGCAAGGTGACATCTGCAGGAATGTATTTCTTACATTTTCAAGTGTATAGAATGGATTCAACAGTGAATGCG TTAGCGATGGCCAAGGACCCTGAAGGGGCCTTCTTTAAAAGGTTGGAAGGTCTTCAGCCTTGTGAAGTCTCAGATCTAAAGGCTGGCACTCACATATTTGCTGTTTATG GTGATAACTTCTTTAAGACTGCTAGCTATACTATTGAGGCAGTATGTGCAAAATCGTATGAAGATACCACCCAAAAACTGAAGGATGTTGAAGCTCAGATTTTAAGAAAGAGGAATGAGCTACGCCAATTTGAAGCAGAATATAGAAag GCATTGGCGCGCTATCAGGAAGTGACAGACAgatatacaaaagaaaaacaatct GTAGACGAGCTTCTGAAACAAAGGGATGGTATCCATTCTTCCTTCACCATTGTGAAGGCAACCAATATCAGTGGAAATGGTAGTAATTTTAGCAATGGAAGTTCTAGCAAAATGACTGGTGAAGAGAGCCCCGGTGAAGATGGAGGGTCAGATGGGAAGGACAAGTCGGGCAAAAAGAAATGGTTTAACTTGAATATTAGGGGTTCTGATAAGAGGTTGGgttaa